From a single Arachis hypogaea cultivar Tifrunner chromosome 3, arahy.Tifrunner.gnm2.J5K5, whole genome shotgun sequence genomic region:
- the LOC112790408 gene encoding uncharacterized protein isoform X1, which produces MGGVTSSMAAKLAFFPPNPPSYKLIKEEATGLLLLDPFPHRENVEVLKFPNRRGTEIVAMYVRHPMAKSTLLYSHGNAADIGQMYELFIELSIHLRVNLMGYDYSGYGQSSGKPSEHNTYADIEAAYKYLEENYGTKQEDIILYGQSVGSGPTLDLAARLPRLRAVVLHSPILSGLRVMYPVKRTYWFDIYKNIDKIPLVKCPVLVIHGTADEVVDCSHGKQLWELCQQKYEPLWLKGGNHCNLELFPEYIRHLRKFISTVEKAPSQRLSFRRSVDRVEQSRGSVDTFETPRKSTDQRDKPRKSVDRTEKPPKFHEYKINNADKLEKLRVHFDQVERSRRSVEYDKSRIMDLQDKSRRSVDVQFERPRKSIDWLDRVRPG; this is translated from the exons ATGGGTGGAGTAACTTCATCCATGGCAGCAAAGCTCGCTTTCTTCCCACCAAACCCACCATCATACAAGCTCATCAAAGAAGAAGCCACAGGTCTCTTACTCTTGGACCCATTTCCACACCGCGAGAACGTTGAGGTTCTCAAATTCCCCAACCGAAGAGGAACAGAGATCGTAGCCATGTACGTCAGACACCCAATGGCCAAGTCCACTCTTCTCTACTCTCATGGTAATGCCGCTGATATTGGACAGATGTATGAACTCTTCATCGAGCTCAGTATCCATTTGCGCGTTAACCTCATGGG ATACGATTATTCAGGCTATGGACAATCATCAGGGAAG CCAAGTGAGCATAATACATACGCCGACATTGAAGCTGCATATAAGTATCTGGAAGAGAACTACGGGACAAAGCAAGAAGACATAATCCTTTATGGTCAATCTGTTGGCAGCGGCCCTACTTTGGATCTCGCGGCTCGTTTACCCCGACTGAGGGCTGTTGTTCTCCACAGCCCTATACTATCTGGGTTGAGAGTCATGTATCCTGTGAAGCGGACATACTGGTTCGACATTTATAAG AACATCGATAAAATTCCATTGGTTAAGTGTCCGGTGCTAGTAATTCAT GGAACTGCCGATGAGGTCGTCGATTGCTCTCATGGCAAGCAATTGTGGGAGCTATGCCAACAGAAATATGAACCTCTATGGCTCAAAGGAGGAAACCACTGTAATTTGGAACTCTTCCCGGAATACATTCGACATCTCAGAAAATTCATATCTACTGTAGAAAAGGCGCCGTCGCAAAGACTAAGTTTTAGGAGGAGTGTAGATAGAGTTGAACAATCCAGGGGAAGTGTTGATACCTTTGAAACTCCGAGGAAGAGCACTGATCAGAGGGACAAACCAAGGAAGAGTGTCGATAGGACCGAGAAGCCGCCGAAATTCCACGAGTACAAAATCAATAATGCAGACAAATTGGAGAAGTTGCGAGTCCATTTCGATCAGGTGGAGAGGTCGCGAAGGAGCGTGGAGTACGACAAGTCTAGAATCATGGACTTGCAAGATAAGTCCAGGAGAAGCGTCGATGTTCAGTTCGAGAGGCCGAGGAAGAGCATCGATTGGCTCGACAGAGTTCGCCCCGGCTAA
- the LOC112790405 gene encoding BTB/POZ and TAZ domain-containing protein 1, with amino-acid sequence MDTFMTTTRVLPEPDLYLYTSVSTPIPVHASILASASPVLENIIMSNKIIKISGVPHRAVIAFLRFLYSFRCRKEEMEKYGMHLLALSHVYAVPELKKRCVKAVGEHVTEESVVDVLQLSRLCDAPDLYLKCVKLVDDRFKKVERTEGWRFLQNHDPALELDILCILDDNDNRKKRLMMRKRQEKVYLQLSKAMECLEHICTEGCTNVGPYDVELRKGREPCTKFGDTCQGMQALIQHFATCTNGNSGGCMRCKRMWQLFRLHSSICHRHDSCKVPLCRQIELKRQEEKRKDDGRWRLLVRKVASAKAMSSLSLSNTKCGFNKF; translated from the exons ATGGATACGTTTATGACTACCACCCGGGTGTTACCAGAACCCGACCTTTACCTATACACTTCAGTCTCAACACCCATTCCAGTTCATGCCAGCATCTTG GCTTCGGCATCACCGGTTTTAGAGAACATCATAATGTccaacaaaatcatcaaaatctCCGGCGTTCCGCACCGAGCTGTCATTGCCTTCCTACGCTTCCTCTATTCCTTCAG GTGCAGGAAGGAGGAGATGGAGAAGTACGGAATGCACCTTCTAGCGCTATCGCACGTGTACGCGGTGCCGGAGCTGAAGAAAAGGTGCGTGAAAGCAGTGGGGGAGCACGTGACAGAGGAGAGCGTGGTAGACGTGTTGCAACTGTCGCGGCTCTGCGACGCACCGGATCTTTATCTCAAGTGCGTGAAGTTGGTGGATGATCGGTTCAAGAAGGTGGAGAGAACTGAGGGATGGAGATTCTTACAGAACCATGACCCTGCTCTCGAGCTAGATATCCTCTGTATTCTTGACGACAACGATAac AGGAAGAAGAgattgatgatgaggaagagACAAGAGAAGGTGTACTTGCAACTGAGTAAAGCAATGGAGTGTTTGGAACACATTTGTACGGAAGGGTGCACCAATGTGGGGCCCTACGATGTGGAACTTCGAAAGGGGAGAGAACCATGCACCAAGTTTGGTGACACGTGTCAGGGGATGCAAGCTTTGATACAACACTTTGCCACGTGTACGAACGGGAATAGTGGAGGCTGCATGAGGTGCAAGCGCATGTGGCAGCTCTTTAGGCTTCACTCCTCCATTTGCCATCGCCATGATTCCTGCAAGGTCCCTCTTTGCag ACAAATTGAATTGAAGaggcaagaagagaagagaaaagatgaTGGAAGATGGAGACTACTTGTGAGGAAGGTGGCTTCAGCCAAAGCCATGTCATCTTTGTCACTCTCAAACACCAAGTGTGGGTTCAACAAATTCTAG
- the LOC112790404 gene encoding vignain translates to MEMKKFLLAFALSLTLLLGLSWQAEGFDFSEKDLASEDSLWELYERWRSHHTVTRSIDEKLKRFNVFKANVMHVHNTNKMDKPYKLKLNMFADLTNDEFRSSYAGSRIDHHRRFHGTLRGAKETFMYENVKDVPDSVDWRQKGAVTPVKNQGKCGSCWAFSTIAAVEGINQIKTGKLVSLSEQELVDCDNAINQGCNGGLMVYAFKYIKEKGGITTEENYPYKAVKGSCDTLKANDKAVSIDGHETVPANDEDALLKAVANQPVSVAIDAMGYDMQFYKEGVYNGTCTTHLNHGVTAVGYGVTNDGTKYWIVKNSWGDKWGEQGYFRMQRGVTQKEGQCGINMLASYPIKNSSANPTGSSSFPIDEL, encoded by the exons ATGGAAATGAAGAAGTTCTTATTAGCCTTTGCTCTGTCACTTACTCTGCTTCTCGGCTTGTCCTGGCAAGCCGAGGGCTTCGACTTCAGCGAGAAGGATCTCGCGTCGGAGGACAGCCTCTGGGAGCTCTATGAGAGGTGGAGGAGCCACCACACGGTGACTCGAAGCATCGACGAAAAACTCAAGagattcaatgtgttcaaggccaatGTGATGCATGTTCACAACACTAACAAAATGGACAAGCCTTATAAGCTTAAGCTTAACATGTTTGCTGACTTGACCAATGATGAATTTAGGAGCTCCTATGCCGGATCAAGGATTGATCACCATAGAAGGTTCCATGGGACACTAAGAGGGGCAAAAGAAACATTCATGTATGAGAATGTTAAGGATGTTCCTGATTCTGTGGATTGGAGGCAGAAAGGTGCTGTTACTCCTGTCAAGAATCAAGGAAAATGTG GTAGTTGCTGGGCGTTTTCGACCATTGCAGCGGTCGAAGGAATCAACCAAATCAAGACAGGAAAGTTAGTATCATTGTCTGAACAAGAACTTGTGGATTGTGACAATGCAATCAATCAAGGGTGCAATGGTGGCCTAATGGTGTATGCTTTCAAGTACATCAAGGAAAAGGGTGGCATAACAACAGAGGAGAACTACCCTTATAAAGCAGTAAAAGGATCATGTGACACATTAAAG GCTAATGATAAAGCCGTGTCGATCGATGGCCACGAGACTGTCCCTGCGAACGACGAAGATGCGTTGCTTAAAGCCGTTGCGAACCAGCCTGTGTCTGTAGCCATAGATGCCATGGGCTATGATATGCAGTTCTACAAAGAG GGAGTATATAACGGAACTTGTACCACACATCTAAACCATGGTGTGACCGCAGTTGGGTACGGCGTAACCAACGACGGAACCAAGTATTGGATTGTTAAGAATTCATGGGGAGATAAATGGGGAGAACAGGGTTACTTCAGAATGCAAAGGGGAGTAACTCAGAAGGAAGGACAATGTGGCATAAATATGTTGGCTTCATACCCAATCAAAAACTCCTCTGCTAACCCAACAGGATCTTCATCTTTTCCCATTGATGAACTTTGA
- the LOC112790406 gene encoding peptide methionine sulfoxide reductase, whose protein sequence is MASSTGQNPAHDPDTDKPENPDHEFAEFGAGCFWGVELAFQRVVGVVKTEVGYTQGHSHDPTYKQVCTGTTNHVEVVRVQFDPKLCTYNTLLDLFWSRHDPTSLNRQGNDVGAQYRSGIYYYNETQARLAQESKEAKQSEFKGKIVTEILPAKRFYRAEEYHQQYLEKGGGRGLKQSAEKGCNDPIRCYG, encoded by the exons ATGGCATCAAGCACAGGGCAGAACCCGGCCCATGACCCGGACACAGATAAACCGGAAAACCCGGATCACGAGTTCGCAGAGTTCGGAGCGGGTTGTTTCTGGGGGGTGGAGCTTGCGTTTCAGAGAGTGGTTGGTGTCGTCAAAACTGAGGTTGGTTACACGCAGGGTCACTCCCATGATCCCACTTACAAGCAGGTCTGCACCGGAACCACCAACCATGTCGAAGTCGTTCGCGTGCAGTTCGATCCCAAACTCTGCACCTACAACActctcttggatctcttttggTCTCGCCATGACCCCACTTCACTCAATCGCCAG GGCAATGATGTGGGTGCACAATATAGATCAGGAATATACTACTACAATGAAACTCAAGCTCGTTTAGCCCAAGAATCAAAAGAAGCTAAGCAATCAGAATTTAAGGGCAAGATTGTCACAGAAATTCTTCCAGCAAAGAGGTTCTACAGAGCAGAGGAATACCATCAGCAGTATCTGGAGAAAGGTGGTGGTAGAGGCCTCAAGCAATCTGCTGAAAAGGGTTGCAATGATCCCATAAGGTGCTATGGTTGA
- the LOC112790408 gene encoding uncharacterized protein isoform X2: MGGVTSSMAAKLAFFPPNPPSYKLIKEEATGLLLLDPFPHRENVEVLKFPNRRGTEIVAMYVRHPMAKSTLLYSHGNAADIGQMYELFIELSIHLRVNLMGYDYSGYGQSSGKPSEHNTYADIEAAYKYLEENYGTKQEDIILYGQSVGSGPTLDLAARLPRLRAVVLHSPILSGLRVMYPVKRTYWFDIYKNIDKIPLVKCPVLVIHMRSSIALMASNCGSYANRNMNLYGSKEETTVIWNSSRNTFDISENSYLL, from the exons ATGGGTGGAGTAACTTCATCCATGGCAGCAAAGCTCGCTTTCTTCCCACCAAACCCACCATCATACAAGCTCATCAAAGAAGAAGCCACAGGTCTCTTACTCTTGGACCCATTTCCACACCGCGAGAACGTTGAGGTTCTCAAATTCCCCAACCGAAGAGGAACAGAGATCGTAGCCATGTACGTCAGACACCCAATGGCCAAGTCCACTCTTCTCTACTCTCATGGTAATGCCGCTGATATTGGACAGATGTATGAACTCTTCATCGAGCTCAGTATCCATTTGCGCGTTAACCTCATGGG ATACGATTATTCAGGCTATGGACAATCATCAGGGAAG CCAAGTGAGCATAATACATACGCCGACATTGAAGCTGCATATAAGTATCTGGAAGAGAACTACGGGACAAAGCAAGAAGACATAATCCTTTATGGTCAATCTGTTGGCAGCGGCCCTACTTTGGATCTCGCGGCTCGTTTACCCCGACTGAGGGCTGTTGTTCTCCACAGCCCTATACTATCTGGGTTGAGAGTCATGTATCCTGTGAAGCGGACATACTGGTTCGACATTTATAAG AACATCGATAAAATTCCATTGGTTAAGTGTCCGGTGCTAGTAATTCAT ATGAGGTCGTCGATTGCTCTCATGGCAAGCAATTGTGGGAGCTATGCCAACAGAAATATGAACCTCTATGGCTCAAAGGAGGAAACCACTGTAATTTGGAACTCTTCCCGGAATACATTCGACATCTCAGAAAATTCATATCTACTGTAG
- the LOC112790407 gene encoding GCN5-related N-acetyltransferase 1, chloroplastic, translating to MLLRGIISSPLPSLRLQLKPKLKTRNVIVSSQTPTNATSYPLSISDEVLESRGFVLRRSADGLNLDDLNGVFVAVGFPKRDPEKIRVALEHTESLLWVEYLRTRRPVAFARATGDGVFNAIIWDVVVDPSFQGVGLGKAVMERMISELLEKGIVNIALYSEPRVLGFYRPLGFVADPDGIRGMVYSRKNKKNKNK from the coding sequence atgctCTTACGTGGCATCATCTCGAGTCCTCTCCCTTCTCTCCGCCTCCAACTCAAACCCAAACTCAAAACCCGAAACGTCATCGTTTCATCGCAAACCCCAACCAACGCCACAAGCTACCCTCTCTCCATCTCCGACGAGGTCCTCGAATCTCGCGGCTTCGTCCTCCGCCGCAGCGCCGACGGCCTCAACCTCGACGATCTCAACGGCGTCTTCGTGGCGGTAGGGTTCCcgaagagagatccggagaagaTCCGCGTAGCGCTGGAGCACACTGAATCGCTGCTGTGGGTGGAGTACCTCCGTACACGGCGGCCGGTGGCGTTTGCGAGGGCAACCGGCGACGGAGTGTTCAACGCGATAATATGGGACGTGGTAGTGGATCCATCGTTCCAAGGAGTTGGGCTTGGGAAAGCGGTTATGGAGAGAATGATATCGGAGCTTCTAGAAAAAGGGATCGTGAACATTGCTCTTTACTCCGAGCCTAGGGTTCTTGGGTTCTATAGGCCTCTAGGGTTTGTTGCTGACCCTGATGGCATTCGGGGAATGGTGTATTCcaggaagaacaagaagaacaagaacaaataa